A stretch of Clostridium sp. BJN0001 DNA encodes these proteins:
- the rpmH gene encoding 50S ribosomal protein L34 — protein sequence MFMTYQPKKKQTKKEHGFRKRMSTKSGRNILKSRRQKGRKKLTA from the coding sequence ATGTTCATGACTTACCAGCCAAAAAAGAAGCAGACTAAGAAGGAACATGGATTCAGAAAAAGAATGAGTACTAAATCAGGAAGAAACATTCTTAAGAGCAGAAGACAAAAAGGAAGAAAAAAATTGACAGCTTAA